A genomic window from Desulfovermiculus halophilus DSM 18834 includes:
- a CDS encoding class I SAM-dependent methyltransferase, which produces MPSVPSSPQCPLCFNGRTLPYHQDRRRSYCQCPVCRLVFVPPEQHLSPAQEKARYDLHQNEVTDPGYRTFLSRVLHPVLSLVPPPASGLDFGSGPGPALAAMCREAGYAMDIYDPFYAPDPKVWERSYDLITCTETVEHFRRPGRTLPRIWSLLRPGGWLAVMTKLAASPSAFAGWHYIRDETHVSFFSLDTFQWLADRLSAELRLYSRDIVLLHKKNGSASQEMELPFGGA; this is translated from the coding sequence ATGCCGTCTGTCCCCAGCAGCCCCCAATGCCCCCTGTGCTTTAATGGCCGGACCCTGCCCTATCACCAGGACCGCAGGCGCAGCTACTGCCAGTGCCCGGTCTGCAGGCTGGTCTTTGTCCCCCCTGAGCAGCACCTCAGCCCGGCCCAGGAAAAGGCCCGCTACGATCTGCATCAAAACGAGGTCACGGACCCAGGCTACAGAACGTTCCTGTCCCGGGTTCTGCACCCTGTTCTGAGCCTGGTTCCTCCCCCCGCCTCCGGCCTGGACTTCGGGTCCGGACCCGGGCCGGCCCTGGCCGCCATGTGCCGGGAAGCAGGGTATGCCATGGATATCTACGATCCCTTTTACGCGCCGGATCCAAAGGTCTGGGAGCGCAGCTACGACCTGATCACCTGCACCGAAACGGTGGAGCACTTCCGCCGGCCGGGCAGAACCCTGCCCCGGATATGGTCCCTGCTCCGCCCGGGAGGCTGGCTGGCTGTGATGACCAAGCTGGCCGCCTCACCCTCCGCCTTTGCCGGCTGGCATTATATCCGGGATGAAACCCACGTCAGCTTCTTTTCCCTGGATACCTTCCAGTGGCTCGCAGACCGGCTGTCGGCCGAACTCAGGCTCTATAGCCGGGACATCGTCCTGTTGCACAAGAAAAATGGCTCGGCGTCACAGGAAATGGAATTGCCATTTGGCGGGGCGTAG
- a CDS encoding molybdenum cofactor guanylyltransferase, which translates to MLTSVSGAILSGGRNSRMNGQNKGCLRLGQETFLQRLYQTLSTVCADVRVITRSPEDSCAGSFPVSADIFSLRSSLTGIHAALHSSRLDYVFITACDSPLLAPGLIRLLMDRTVGGDEVVVPVVNGYYEPLCALYSKSCLPVAGRLLHSGLAKISAMYSQVRVRTVSEAEVLTVDPGLDSFINVNTPEDLAALLQRTGHGRP; encoded by the coding sequence ATGCTTACCTCAGTATCCGGAGCCATCCTCAGCGGCGGCAGAAACAGCCGCATGAACGGGCAGAACAAAGGCTGTCTGCGCCTGGGACAGGAGACCTTTCTCCAGCGTCTCTATCAGACCCTGAGCACTGTGTGCGCCGACGTCCGGGTCATCACCCGCAGCCCGGAAGATTCCTGTGCCGGCTCCTTTCCGGTTAGCGCGGACATCTTTTCCCTGCGCTCCTCTTTGACCGGGATACACGCAGCCCTGCACTCCAGCCGCCTGGACTACGTCTTTATCACCGCCTGCGACTCGCCTCTTCTGGCCCCGGGACTGATCCGGCTGCTCATGGACCGCACCGTGGGGGGGGATGAGGTCGTGGTCCCGGTGGTCAACGGCTATTACGAGCCCCTGTGCGCCCTGTATTCCAAGAGCTGCCTTCCGGTAGCCGGCCGGCTCCTTCACAGCGGCCTGGCCAAGATATCGGCCATGTACTCCCAGGTCCGGGTCCGGACCGTTTCCGAAGCCGAGGTCCTGACCGTTGATCCCGGCCTGGATTCGTTCATCAATGTCAATACGCCGGAGGATCTGGCCGCCCTCCTGCAGCGCACAGGGCACGGCCGCCCCTGA
- the hemC gene encoding hydroxymethylbilane synthase, with protein MSTSLTIATRGSKLALWQAEHVAGLIRQAHADIDVDFKVVKTSGDKILDVPLAKVGGKGLFVKEIEEAILAGEADLAVHSMKDVPGELVSGLTLGVMPERDDAFDCLLSMEYPDLQSLPAGAVVGTSSLRRQAQLLALRPDLEIQTLRGNLDTRLNKLEQGLYDAIVVASVGLKRLGLTAPHAFPLVPPDFFPALGQGALGIEYPEDNARLHSLLAGLDHAQTRVTVTAERSFLHELEGGCQVPIGGMARVEDDQVFLQGFVSDLQGKRVIMEQGRAGCREAEGLGRSLARRVLDRGGREILREIYSCGE; from the coding sequence ATGAGTACCTCGCTGACAATCGCCACCCGGGGCAGCAAGCTGGCCCTGTGGCAGGCCGAGCATGTGGCCGGCCTGATCCGTCAGGCGCATGCGGACATAGATGTCGATTTCAAGGTGGTCAAGACCTCCGGAGACAAGATCCTGGATGTCCCCTTGGCCAAGGTCGGAGGCAAGGGGCTTTTCGTCAAGGAGATTGAGGAGGCCATACTGGCCGGAGAGGCGGACCTGGCCGTGCACAGCATGAAGGATGTGCCCGGCGAGCTGGTATCCGGCCTGACCCTGGGCGTGATGCCAGAGCGGGACGACGCCTTTGACTGCCTGCTGAGCATGGAATACCCCGATCTGCAGTCCCTGCCCGCGGGCGCTGTGGTCGGGACCAGCAGCCTGCGGAGGCAGGCCCAGCTTCTGGCCCTGCGTCCGGATCTAGAGATTCAGACCTTGCGCGGCAATCTGGATACCCGGCTGAACAAGCTGGAGCAGGGCCTCTACGACGCCATTGTGGTCGCCTCCGTGGGTTTAAAGCGCCTGGGCCTTACTGCCCCGCACGCCTTTCCCCTGGTCCCGCCGGATTTCTTTCCCGCCCTGGGCCAGGGGGCCCTGGGCATCGAATATCCGGAAGACAACGCCCGGCTGCATTCCCTGCTGGCCGGTCTGGATCATGCCCAGACCCGGGTGACCGTGACCGCGGAACGAAGCTTTCTGCACGAGCTGGAGGGCGGCTGCCAGGTCCCCATCGGGGGCATGGCCCGGGTGGAAGATGATCAGGTCTTTCTGCAGGGCTTTGTCTCCGACCTGCAGGGGAAGCGGGTGATCATGGAGCAGGGCCGGGCCGGCTGCCGGGAGGCTGAAGGCCTGGGCCGGTCCCTGGCCCGCAGGGTGCTGGACCGCGGAGGACGGGAGATTCTGCGCGAGATCTACTCCTGCGGGGAGTAG
- a CDS encoding FmdB family zinc ribbon protein, producing MPIYEYTCAQCAHQFEEIVLGREEAVTCPKCGSGKTQKLMSRCRSKLGGSEPVGAGTVPSGGGCTGCSGGSCASCG from the coding sequence ATGCCTATATACGAGTATACCTGCGCACAGTGCGCTCATCAGTTTGAGGAGATCGTTCTGGGACGGGAAGAGGCAGTGACCTGCCCCAAATGCGGATCAGGAAAGACCCAGAAGCTCATGTCCAGGTGCCGGAGCAAGCTGGGAGGGAGTGAACCTGTCGGGGCCGGGACCGTTCCTTCCGGAGGGGGCTGTACCGGGTGCAGCGGAGGAAGCTGCGCCTCCTGCGGATAG
- a CDS encoding D-sedoheptulose 7-phosphate isomerase — translation MTQNPQSLVQEYVQQGIEARTAFFQAGSESVIEVAKLMAVTLVRGGKILFCGNGGSAADAQHLAAEFVSRFEMERPSLPALALTTDSSVLTAVGNDYGFDQVFSKQVKALGREGDVCVGISTSGTSRNVLQALRMGREQGLTTVALLGREGAAIQEHCDYPLCVPAQRTAHIQEVHIVIGHLLCGLVDHFLFEAADQLQPYL, via the coding sequence ATGACCCAGAACCCCCAGTCTCTTGTCCAGGAGTATGTGCAACAGGGTATTGAGGCGCGCACAGCTTTTTTTCAGGCCGGCAGCGAAAGCGTGATTGAGGTGGCCAAGCTTATGGCCGTGACCCTGGTCCGGGGAGGAAAGATCCTCTTCTGCGGCAACGGAGGGAGTGCCGCGGACGCCCAGCACCTGGCCGCGGAGTTTGTCTCCAGGTTCGAGATGGAACGGCCCTCTCTGCCCGCCCTGGCCTTGACCACGGACAGCTCGGTGCTCACGGCTGTAGGCAACGACTACGGGTTCGATCAGGTTTTCAGCAAGCAGGTCAAGGCCCTGGGCCGGGAAGGGGACGTCTGCGTGGGGATCTCCACCTCCGGAACCAGCCGGAATGTTCTGCAGGCCCTGCGCATGGGCAGGGAGCAGGGGCTGACCACGGTCGCCCTGCTGGGCAGAGAGGGGGCCGCAATCCAGGAGCACTGCGACTATCCTCTGTGCGTGCCCGCTCAGCGCACGGCCCATATCCAGGAGGTGCACATCGTCATCGGGCACCTGCTCTGCGGGCTTGTGGATCATTTTCTCTTCGAGGCTGCCGATCAACTCCAGCCCTACCTGTGA
- the thrB gene encoding homoserine kinase: MAGSKAVHRCSSQDKSSPWRFGPEQPLCITFIGMPGSGKSTLASGLAERLGWAFLDTDHLMEAWYGLPLEALRNSLGLDQFLEAEEETLVSLDVNRCVIATGGSAVYSSRAMQALKSSGVVIYLQADYATISRRISRHPERGLVMQPGQSLFDLYLERRELYERYADLVQSTASASIQNCIQTLERSVYDLWFKENPPK, translated from the coding sequence ATGGCTGGATCCAAAGCTGTGCACCGCTGTTCGTCCCAGGACAAAAGCTCACCCTGGCGCTTTGGGCCTGAACAGCCCCTGTGCATCACCTTCATCGGCATGCCAGGCTCGGGGAAGAGCACCCTGGCCTCAGGGCTGGCCGAAAGACTGGGCTGGGCCTTTCTGGACACCGACCATCTCATGGAGGCCTGGTACGGCCTGCCCCTGGAGGCCCTGCGCAATTCCCTGGGCCTCGATCAGTTCCTGGAGGCGGAAGAGGAAACTCTGGTCAGCCTGGATGTCAATCGCTGCGTCATCGCCACCGGAGGCAGCGCGGTCTACAGCTCCCGGGCCATGCAGGCCCTCAAAAGTAGCGGAGTCGTCATCTATTTGCAAGCCGACTATGCCACCATCTCCCGGCGGATCAGCCGGCATCCGGAACGGGGGCTGGTCATGCAGCCGGGACAGAGCCTGTTTGACCTGTACCTGGAACGGCGTGAACTCTATGAGCGCTACGCGGATCTGGTTCAGAGCACCGCATCCGCGTCCATTCAGAACTGCATCCAAACCCTGGAAAGATCCGTCTATGACCTGTGGTTCAAAGAAAACCCCCCAAAATAG
- the infA gene encoding translation initiation factor IF-1, translating to MAKEESIEVMGVVTEALPNAMFRVELENGHEILGHISGKMRKHYIRILPGDKVKVELSPYDLTRGRIVFRYK from the coding sequence ATGGCAAAAGAAGAATCTATCGAAGTAATGGGCGTGGTCACCGAAGCGCTGCCCAACGCCATGTTCCGGGTGGAATTGGAGAACGGACACGAGATTCTGGGGCATATCTCGGGCAAGATGCGCAAGCACTACATTCGTATCCTGCCCGGGGACAAGGTCAAGGTGGAGCTGTCTCCCTATGATCTGACCAGGGGGCGAATCGTCTTTCGCTACAAGTAG
- a CDS encoding metallophosphoesterase family protein, translating to MRIAVLSDTHMMTPNQALISAYQQVMEEMDAVLHCGDITGEQVYAYLNSHPRFFAVAGNMDSGQWADTLPRKTSVQLGQFRIGMVHGFGLGSGSLVEQVVSSFKDQELDLICFGHTHRRLYEPDAYPVPVLNPGSFSLPKGSPAGLARIELRPGWKPDVKWIDVA from the coding sequence GTGCGGATAGCCGTATTGTCCGATACGCATATGATGACGCCGAACCAGGCCTTGATATCTGCCTATCAGCAGGTGATGGAGGAGATGGACGCAGTGCTGCACTGCGGGGACATCACCGGGGAGCAGGTATACGCCTATCTGAACTCCCATCCCCGGTTCTTTGCCGTGGCCGGGAATATGGACAGCGGGCAGTGGGCGGATACCCTGCCCAGAAAGACCTCTGTCCAGCTGGGCCAGTTCCGGATCGGAATGGTCCACGGCTTTGGATTGGGATCCGGGTCCCTGGTTGAACAAGTCGTGTCCAGCTTCAAGGACCAGGAGCTGGACCTGATCTGCTTCGGGCATACCCACAGGCGGCTGTATGAGCCTGATGCGTACCCCGTCCCGGTCCTCAACCCCGGGAGCTTCTCCCTGCCCAAAGGCAGCCCCGCCGGGCTGGCCCGGATTGAGCTGCGTCCGGGATGGAAGCCGGATGTGAAATGGATTGATGTTGCATAG
- a CDS encoding energy transducer TonB, which translates to MRAGGGRSLIRTAAGLATAVAASVILHMLPAWFPLGLSPPEQADVQTLWLVSLSSGPGEEDPGRPGKAADGQGNKAAAPAGKRAEQVSENRNSGAAQLIPVHSSLRREELDLVLSEIRKRMQPAWRRAKPPGPGRVELGLKLTKDGDVASAWVAHEQGSPGLAEFALELVHRAGPFPEAGAHMRDRLVLGCSFVVHRKTQTRGE; encoded by the coding sequence ATGAGAGCGGGGGGCGGTAGGAGTCTGATCCGAACCGCCGCTGGGCTGGCCACAGCGGTTGCGGCATCTGTCATCCTGCATATGCTCCCGGCATGGTTTCCTCTGGGCCTGTCCCCTCCTGAGCAGGCCGATGTTCAGACCTTGTGGCTTGTCAGCCTGTCCTCCGGGCCCGGGGAAGAAGACCCGGGCAGACCAGGAAAAGCCGCAGACGGGCAGGGGAACAAAGCCGCTGCTCCGGCCGGGAAGCGCGCAGAGCAGGTTTCGGAGAACAGAAATTCCGGGGCCGCGCAGCTGATCCCGGTCCACAGCAGTCTGCGCCGGGAAGAGCTGGATCTGGTTCTTTCCGAGATCCGGAAGCGGATGCAGCCCGCATGGCGGCGGGCAAAGCCGCCGGGACCGGGGAGAGTGGAGCTCGGGCTAAAGCTGACCAAAGACGGGGATGTGGCCTCGGCCTGGGTCGCCCATGAACAGGGCAGCCCCGGCTTGGCCGAATTCGCCCTGGAGCTGGTGCACAGGGCCGGACCGTTTCCCGAAGCCGGGGCCCATATGCGCGACCGCCTGGTTCTCGGGTGCAGCTTTGTTGTGCACCGCAAGACACAGACAAGAGGAGAGTAG
- a CDS encoding HD domain-containing protein, whose protein sequence is MLRHTPRTGYQFLGTGRESVAEHSYRTTVIGFVLAQLAGADWSRVVLMCLFHDLHEARTGDFNYVNKMYNSSRDEQALADAWSGTGMGGDVLELQAELEAAQSREALLAQDADQLDLILSLKQEQDLGNAYARKWIAHALERLRTDLGRDLARVIVHTDHTDWWFRAADSSWWSRKNGQPNESGGR, encoded by the coding sequence ATGCTGCGCCATACACCGCGGACCGGGTACCAGTTCCTGGGCACGGGCCGGGAGAGTGTGGCTGAGCACAGTTACCGGACCACGGTCATCGGCTTTGTCTTGGCCCAGCTGGCCGGGGCGGACTGGAGCAGAGTGGTCCTGATGTGCCTGTTTCACGACCTGCACGAGGCCAGGACCGGCGATTTCAACTATGTGAATAAGATGTACAACTCCTCCAGGGACGAGCAGGCCCTGGCCGATGCCTGGTCCGGGACCGGAATGGGAGGGGATGTCCTTGAGCTTCAGGCCGAGCTGGAGGCTGCCCAAAGCCGGGAAGCGCTTCTGGCCCAGGATGCGGATCAGCTGGATCTGATCCTCAGCCTGAAGCAGGAGCAGGACCTGGGCAATGCCTATGCCCGGAAATGGATCGCCCATGCCCTGGAGAGGCTGCGCACCGATCTGGGCCGGGATTTGGCCCGGGTCATCGTGCATACCGATCACACGGACTGGTGGTTCCGGGCCGCAGACAGCTCCTGGTGGTCGCGGAAAAACGGACAGCCCAATGAGAGCGGGGGGCGGTAG
- the argJ gene encoding bifunctional glutamate N-acetyltransferase/amino-acid acetyltransferase ArgJ — protein sequence MITIPQGFSFLAARAGFRYSGRRDLGIILSSTPAAAAGVFTTNRFQAAPVLVSRDHLRAGSRARAILVNAGQANACTGEEGIRACRTTCGLAARAFGLEPEEVLPASTGVIGQGMDLELWERGVSSLAQSTVTDDPLAVAQAMLTTDTFPKILWREVALKGGKVRLLGMAKGSGMICPQMATMLGFVCCDADMAPDLWQEMVERATEASFNRISVDGDTSTNDCVLALANGESGIAPAADETGLVEEELTALCQELAYLIVQDAEGGTKVVRIRVDGARDHREAELAARTVGHSPLVKTAMFGRDPNWGRIVAALGRCGADLEPGRVRVSIAGREVFRDGTPVQADIDSLLAPYLDRQEIPVQLTLGQGPGEYEFLTSDLSLDYVRINAEYRS from the coding sequence GTGATCACCATTCCGCAGGGATTTTCCTTTCTGGCGGCTAGGGCCGGATTCCGTTACTCGGGGCGCAGGGATCTGGGCATCATCCTCTCCTCCACCCCGGCCGCGGCAGCAGGGGTGTTCACCACCAACAGGTTCCAGGCCGCCCCGGTCCTGGTCAGCAGGGATCATCTCCGGGCCGGGTCCCGGGCCAGGGCGATCCTGGTCAATGCCGGTCAGGCCAATGCCTGCACCGGGGAAGAAGGAATCCGGGCCTGCCGCACAACCTGCGGGCTAGCGGCCAGGGCTTTCGGCCTTGAGCCGGAAGAGGTCCTGCCGGCCTCTACCGGGGTCATCGGCCAGGGCATGGACCTGGAGCTCTGGGAGCGGGGCGTTTCTTCCCTGGCTCAGAGCACGGTTACAGACGACCCCCTGGCTGTGGCTCAGGCCATGCTGACCACGGATACCTTCCCCAAGATCCTGTGGCGGGAAGTCGCCCTGAAGGGCGGGAAGGTCCGCCTTCTGGGCATGGCCAAGGGATCGGGCATGATCTGTCCCCAGATGGCCACCATGCTCGGTTTTGTCTGCTGTGATGCTGACATGGCCCCGGATCTGTGGCAGGAGATGGTGGAACGGGCGACAGAGGCCAGCTTCAACCGGATCAGTGTGGACGGGGACACGAGCACCAACGACTGCGTGCTGGCCCTGGCCAACGGAGAAAGCGGGATCGCGCCCGCAGCCGATGAAACAGGCCTGGTGGAAGAGGAGCTGACCGCGCTTTGTCAGGAGCTGGCCTATCTCATTGTCCAGGATGCCGAAGGAGGCACCAAGGTGGTCCGCATCCGGGTCGACGGGGCCAGAGACCACAGGGAGGCCGAGCTTGCGGCCAGGACCGTGGGCCATTCCCCCCTGGTCAAGACGGCCATGTTCGGGCGGGATCCGAACTGGGGCCGGATTGTAGCCGCTCTGGGCCGGTGCGGGGCCGACCTGGAGCCGGGCCGGGTCCGGGTCAGCATAGCCGGGCGGGAGGTCTTCCGGGACGGAACCCCGGTCCAGGCCGATATAGACAGTCTTTTGGCTCCCTATCTGGACCGGCAGGAGATCCCGGTCCAGCTCACTCTGGGCCAGGGGCCGGGGGAGTATGAGTTTTTGACCTCGGATCTGAGCCTGGATTATGTGCGGATCAATGCCGAATACAGATCATAA
- the secA gene encoding preprotein translocase subunit SecA, producing MFGFLAKKLFGSKNQRFLNSISPLVEQINSLEPEIEQLEDREFPSRIAAHRQEVEQGRSLDDLLPQVFALVREAARRTVDMRPFDVQLLGGVVLHQGRIAEMKTGEGKTLVATMPLVLNALSGKGVHLITVNDYLARRDAEWMGRVYSFLGLEVGSISHGMSDEERKQAYASDIVYGTNNEFGFDYLRDHMKFYPHQLVQRELNYAIVDEVDSVLIDEARTPLIISGPADGSTAMYKEVDAIIPRLKRDRDYTVDEKAKSVTLTDDGVVRCEQILKIDNLFDPKNISYQHHVLQALKAHELFKRDADYIVRDGQVIIVDEFTGRIMPGRRYSDGLHQALEAKERVRVEAENQTLASITFQNFFRMYDKLAGMTGTADTEAVEFKEIYNLDVNVVPTHKPMIRTDHPDVIYRTQKEKYDAIVEEIRELYTRGQPVLVGTTSIDKSEYIAENLKKLRIPHDVLNAKHHEKEAEIIAQAGEKGRVTIATNMAGRGTDIVLGQGVRELGGLHILGTERHESRRIDNQLRGRSGRQGDPGSSRFYLALDDDLLRLFGSDRISGLMNRVGVEEGQAIENSLISRAIENAQHRVEEHNFSIRKQLLEFDDVMNQQREVIYTQRREIMTLQDVEPMIQGFVHDLLEDILAPVEEAGKDGPDQETVQGVKVRLDEVFALRRVMDLDQALPSQEEAAEKVQEILDALKASAGEHYQEILRFFLLESLDRFWKEHLLNMDYLKEGIGLRGYGQKNPKQEYKKEGFELFQELLYLIKENTLKSLCRVRLQEAPEQELQHQEEPDRLQFSGGDETAASTNPEPFRRESPKVGRNDPCPCGSGKKYKKCCGR from the coding sequence ATGTTCGGATTTCTAGCCAAAAAGCTTTTTGGCTCCAAGAACCAGCGGTTTCTCAACTCGATATCCCCCCTGGTGGAACAGATCAACAGCCTGGAGCCGGAGATAGAGCAGCTGGAGGACCGGGAGTTCCCTTCCCGGATCGCTGCACACCGCCAGGAGGTTGAGCAGGGACGCAGCCTGGACGATCTCCTGCCCCAGGTCTTCGCCCTGGTCCGGGAGGCGGCCAGACGGACAGTGGACATGCGCCCGTTCGATGTTCAGCTCCTGGGCGGGGTGGTCCTGCATCAGGGCCGGATAGCGGAGATGAAGACAGGGGAAGGGAAAACCCTGGTGGCCACCATGCCCCTGGTGCTCAATGCCTTGAGCGGGAAGGGGGTGCACCTGATCACGGTCAACGACTACCTGGCCCGGCGGGACGCGGAATGGATGGGCCGGGTGTACTCCTTTCTGGGCCTGGAGGTGGGCAGCATTTCCCATGGGATGTCAGACGAGGAGCGCAAACAGGCCTATGCCTCGGACATCGTCTACGGGACGAACAACGAGTTCGGCTTTGACTATCTGCGGGACCATATGAAGTTCTACCCCCATCAGCTGGTCCAGAGGGAGCTGAACTACGCCATTGTGGACGAGGTGGACTCGGTGCTCATCGACGAGGCCAGGACCCCGCTGATCATCTCCGGCCCGGCCGACGGTTCCACCGCCATGTACAAAGAGGTGGACGCCATTATTCCCAGATTGAAGCGGGATCGGGACTATACCGTGGATGAGAAGGCCAAGAGCGTGACCCTGACCGATGACGGAGTGGTCCGGTGCGAACAGATCCTGAAGATAGACAACCTGTTCGATCCCAAGAACATCAGCTATCAGCACCACGTCCTGCAGGCCCTGAAGGCCCATGAGCTGTTCAAGCGGGATGCGGACTATATCGTCCGGGACGGGCAGGTGATCATTGTGGACGAGTTCACCGGCCGGATCATGCCCGGCCGAAGATACAGCGACGGGCTGCACCAGGCCCTGGAGGCCAAGGAAAGGGTCCGGGTGGAGGCCGAAAACCAGACCCTGGCCAGCATCACCTTTCAGAACTTCTTCCGGATGTACGACAAACTGGCCGGGATGACCGGAACAGCGGATACGGAAGCAGTGGAGTTCAAGGAGATCTACAACCTGGACGTGAACGTGGTCCCCACCCACAAGCCGATGATCCGCACGGATCATCCGGATGTGATCTACCGGACCCAGAAGGAGAAGTACGACGCCATCGTGGAGGAGATCCGGGAGCTGTACACCAGGGGGCAGCCGGTGCTGGTCGGGACCACGTCCATCGACAAGTCGGAATACATTGCCGAGAACCTGAAAAAGCTGCGCATCCCCCACGATGTTCTCAATGCCAAGCACCATGAGAAAGAGGCCGAGATCATCGCCCAGGCCGGGGAAAAGGGCCGGGTGACCATTGCCACCAACATGGCCGGCCGGGGAACGGATATCGTTCTGGGCCAGGGGGTCCGCGAGCTGGGCGGACTGCATATCCTGGGCACAGAGCGGCATGAAAGCCGGCGGATCGACAATCAGCTGCGCGGGCGGTCCGGACGCCAGGGGGATCCCGGCAGCTCACGCTTCTATCTGGCCCTGGACGACGACCTTCTGCGCCTGTTCGGCTCGGACCGGATATCCGGGCTGATGAACAGGGTGGGGGTGGAAGAGGGGCAGGCCATAGAAAACAGCCTCATATCCCGGGCCATAGAAAACGCCCAACACCGGGTGGAAGAGCACAACTTCTCCATCCGCAAGCAGCTCCTGGAGTTCGACGATGTCATGAACCAGCAGCGGGAGGTCATTTACACCCAGCGCCGGGAGATCATGACCCTGCAGGATGTGGAGCCCATGATCCAGGGGTTTGTCCACGATCTGCTGGAGGACATCCTGGCTCCGGTGGAGGAAGCGGGCAAGGACGGCCCGGACCAGGAGACCGTCCAGGGGGTCAAGGTCAGGCTGGATGAGGTGTTCGCCCTGCGGCGGGTCATGGACCTTGACCAGGCCCTGCCCTCCCAGGAGGAGGCCGCAGAGAAGGTCCAGGAGATCCTGGACGCCCTGAAGGCCAGCGCCGGGGAGCACTACCAGGAGATCCTGCGCTTCTTTCTTCTGGAGAGCCTGGACCGGTTCTGGAAAGAGCACCTGCTGAACATGGACTACCTCAAGGAAGGGATCGGCCTGCGCGGGTACGGGCAGAAAAACCCCAAGCAGGAGTACAAGAAGGAAGGCTTTGAGCTCTTTCAGGAGCTCTTGTATCTGATCAAGGAAAACACCCTGAAGTCCCTGTGCCGGGTCAGGCTGCAGGAAGCCCCGGAGCAGGAGCTCCAGCACCAGGAGGAGCCGGACAGGCTGCAGTTTTCCGGTGGGGACGAGACTGCGGCCAGCACCAATCCTGAACCGTTCAGGCGGGAGAGCCCCAAGGTGGGCCGGAACGACCCCTGTCCCTGCGGCAGCGGGAAAAAGTACAAGAAGTGCTGCGGAAGGTAG
- the smpB gene encoding SsrA-binding protein SmpB — MSHKSRARQSAVKIVAQNKNARRLYDIFDRYEAGVELTGSEMKSIRAGRVSFKDSYIRFARGEAFVTGMHIAAYENAGYAGHDPDRDRKLLLHKREIDLLRGKVEQKGLTVIPISMYLRKSLVKIEIALAKGKKVHDQREELKQRAVKRDMDREMAEAKKKG; from the coding sequence ATGTCCCACAAGAGCAGGGCCAGGCAATCAGCAGTCAAGATCGTGGCCCAGAACAAGAACGCCCGGCGGCTGTACGACATCTTTGACCGCTATGAGGCCGGGGTGGAGCTGACCGGATCGGAGATGAAATCCATCCGGGCCGGCCGGGTCAGCTTCAAGGACAGCTATATCCGTTTTGCCCGCGGAGAGGCCTTTGTGACCGGAATGCACATCGCGGCCTATGAAAACGCCGGATATGCCGGGCATGATCCGGACCGGGACCGAAAGCTCCTGCTGCACAAGCGGGAGATCGATCTCCTGCGGGGCAAGGTGGAGCAGAAGGGTTTGACCGTGATCCCCATATCCATGTATCTGAGGAAATCTTTGGTCAAAATAGAAATTGCCCTGGCCAAGGGGAAAAAGGTCCACGACCAGCGGGAAGAGCTGAAGCAGCGGGCCGTAAAGCGGGATATGGACCGGGAGATGGCCGAGGCCAAGAAGAAGGGCTGA